The nucleotide sequence catagctgaatatcaacatgtagaagaatgaaaatagattcatatctatcgccatgcacaaaactcaaacaaatagatcaaagacctcaacataaaaccaaccacactgaacctcatagaagagaaagtgggatgtacacttgaacgcactggcacaggaaaccactacctaaatataaccccagcagcacagatactgagagaaacaataaatgggacctcctgaaactgaaaagcttctgtaaagcaaaggacacggtcaacaagacaaaacaacagcctacaggatgggaaaagatcttcaccaaccctatgTCAGACAGAGAGttgatgtccaaaatatacacagaaatcaagaaattgattattaaaagaacaaataatacaagaaaaaatggggtacagacctaaacagagaactctcaacagacgaatctaaaatggctgaaagacacttaaggaaatgctcaacatccttagccatcagagaaatgcaaatcaaaacaactctgagattccatcttacacctttagaatggccaagatcaaaagcactgatgacaacttatgctggagaagatgtggggtaaagggaacactcctgcattgttggtaggagtgcaaactgttacagaccctttggatatcaatatgggaatttctcagaaaattaggaaacaaccttcctcaagacgcagcaataccacttttaagtatatacacaaagaatgctcaattgtaccacaaggacatgtgctcagctatgttcatagcagcattgtttgtcataaccagaacctggaaacaacctaaatgaccctcgaCCATTGAATGGATAAgtaaaatatggtacatttacacaatggagtaccatacagcagaaaaaaataatgacatcttgaaatttgtgggagAATGGATCAATGTAGAAACCATCATATCGAGTGATGTAACCATGACAAGAGTATCAACAGGGCTTCATAGCTCTTCAGCCTAGACCAAAACAGTCTCCACAAAATCAAGATAGTAGAGAGACAAGCAATAGAGTGAACTCCAGCAGAGGCCATGTCTACCAGTTGAGAGATGCTTGGACATAAAAGGTCCTGTGGGGTCTGTCTGTCACCAGCATGACCTCAGGCAGGGGTTGAattctgcctgtgtctgtgtctctccatATATAATGACCACAAGAGTGCCCAGCAGTGGTGATGGATGGGCGGGGCAATGCCCACACAGTGACTAGGCTGGACCTGAGTGCACTCGGTGTGGAAGCTGAAGTCACAGCTGCCACAGAGGAATAGCGACCAGAAGACCTGATCATGGTGAGAACGTGGGAACCTATGTGAGAAGATGGGGGATGCTGagcaaggagggagaagagggcgATGACAAAGGGGGATTAAAAAAAACTGGTGTGAGGAGAGGTGAGGGATGTGTCTTAGAGACTGATGAAGTAGGGGGACCCAAGGAGGAGGGGTgtacatgggaagcagaaggcACCCTCTGTGGAAGGCACGAGATATGGTGTAAACCGGGAATTAACAGAGGCCCTGGCACAGGACCAGGTGGAGGCTGCTCCATCCTGGAGAGGCCACACCCACATGGATGTATAGCAATGAGGGAAGGGGTGGGCAGGGCGGTGGTGCAGTAGGGAGAAAGGAGCAGGAGACTGGGCATCTGGGAAGAGCTGAGGCCCGAGAGTGGGATGGGATCTGAGGGCACAGGGAGGGGGCTGCTcaaggagagcagctgaggcttgtgGATGGttgtggggaagaggaaagaggaagctgGCAGAGCTCTGGGGAGGGGACAGAACACACAAGAGAGAATCTGTGGGAAAGATCAGAAGTATAGAATCTCTAGTGACATCTATTGTATAAAAAAGCCAGGGCCACAGGGCTAACCTGGGATATGCTTACCACGGGTGATGGTGAGTTGGGTCCCTTTATGCGAATGAAACTTCTGTATGTCTTTACTTGTGTTCAGACAAACTTGGCAGATGTACTCTGTCTGGTCCTTCTCCTTCAAGTCCAGAATTGTGAGGACTCCGGATGTCTGAGGCTGTGTCCAGTTCAGGATGAGTCGGTCCTTAAAATGCTCGTGTATAAAACCCGAGGAAGAGTTGTAGATCAATTCCCTATGGAAGTCCTTCCGTCTCCAGAGAATCCTCATCTGTGGAATTTggtccaaatccacagagaagtAGAAGGAGAAGGGGATCTCGATGGAGCCGCCTTGGACACCAGAGAGGCGTTCTGGTTGCTCCACCCTATAGCAATTTACGCTGTTGGATCCTGCTGAGTTCTCTGGGAAGAATGGGGGAAAATCTGAAACCATGGAAGGGGATAGAAAGGACAAACGAGAGTTTCCTGAGTCTTCACCCACAGGCAAGTGTAGGACATGGAGCACGACTGTCTCTATGTCCCACTGCCCCATACGGGACAGGACAGACAACAAAGGGTTGGACTGAACCCACTCTGAGGGATGAGTTCTCTCTTGGGGTACAGGGGTCAGGCTGGATCCTGTAGCAGTCGCGTGTCCACATGACAGCCCACTCTTCCTAGCCCCACTGGTCTATCCTATGGTTAAGGCAATGGCTGCTAGGAAGGTCCCCACCACTCACCAGCTTGCACGCACACTACTGTCCGCAGCAGAAGCAGGACCCACGCTATGACCCGATTTCCTCCATGAAATGAGACCAGCAGAGCCATCGGGCAGGAGAGGAGGCCCTGTGGAGGAAGCCTGGGGCGCTGAGGAGTCAGGAGAGAATCAGGGTAAAGTGATCCACATCCCCCAGGCCTTCTCATGTGGAGGACTGAGTGGGGGCAGGACCTCTGCCTCTCCACCTCCTTGTGGCCAGCAACTTCCTTTATCATTCTGGCTTCTTCTTTCCCATGATGCAGAAGATCCACCCTTGTGAGACAATGGCCATACCCTTGAGCCCAACCCTGATTTTGGCAGCAAGATATGGAATTGACCTCACCATGCCAGCTCTCCTCTCTTACACCTAGGCCTCCTGTCCTCAGTCTTGCCCATTTCCTATGTGGTCTGTACCTGCTTTGTTTCCTCATCTCCATaattccctcctctcctgcccctcccccgatCTATTTTTCATTGCCCTTCACCTTCTGGTTGTTTGTGTCTCTCTAGTAACCTCAGGTAGAGAAGTGGTCAGGTTCTGCTCACTTCAGACACAATGAGGAAGGAAGTGATGGGGACACACATTCAGATCCCAGACCTAGTAGAGTTCACCACCACCCGGTGTCTGCTCTTTGCCCTGCTGTTGCCTTTCAGGAACTCTTCACAGAGACCCAGCAAACCCAAAACCCAGTGGACACTCTGGCCCCAGCTACACACTGCTGCTGAGTCTGTGACTTCCCTGGGCTTCCTGGGTGATCCTCTTCTTCTCGACAGTGACTCCTTTTTTTATTGAACTTTTATTatcctctacatttttctctgctcccctccctgcctttcgtCTCTCATATATATcaccccaaggtccccatgttccaaatttactcagaagatcttgtctttttctatttcccatgtagattagatctgtaagtctctcttagagtcctctttgttgcctagattctctgggattgtgatttgtaggctggttttctttgctttgtgtttaaaaaacacctatgaatgagaacatatgataattgtctttctgtgtctgggtacctcactcaacataaggttttctagctccatctatttttctgcaaaattcaagatgtcattatttttttttctgctgggtagtactccattgtgtaaatgtatcacattttccttattcattcttcgggcaaaggggcatttaggttgtttccaggttctggctatgacgaacaaagctgctatgaacaaagaATCAGAGAAGCCCTGGCACAtgtcacatgactggcacacagcAAGTGACTGGACTTCAGTCCCATTGAGTTCTTGTATTCCTCCATTCTACACTGACTTCCGGCTGCTAGCTCGGGGCAGCGTCTGAACTCCACTCAAGGCCGAAAgatcttcttctgacctcctgggAGGACATTCCCACAGAGCACTTGAGAGATTCCATCTGGCTTGACTGTTCCAGAACATTCTTTGGATGAAGTGGGCAAAGAAGGCTCAGAGCAGAAATGTGTCACTCATGACATAATGCCTGGAACATCTCTAAAGTGGACACAGCTGAGCTGTgtcaggaaaagaggaaaaagagatggGGGCAGAGGCTGTGTTGGCCATGGGGAGCTTCTCTAGGAGGGTCATCCCACCCTTCTCCATGACAGGATACCATCAGTTCCCTGAAGGGCTGGAAGACGTGATTGTACCAGGGGAAGTGGCATCATTCTCTCTGAGTGATAAATGCAGGGGTGGCTTCCCATTTCCTTAGATTTCCTGGCACTGACTGCCTTCTCCATGCTCCCCTGCAGGTGACTATGCAGCTGTCCTCTGTCatgtctgctttctctgccttcctcacagTCCCCATGGTCCTCTGATCCTTTGACCTGGGCCAGAAACAAATTCCAGTGGCCTCACTCCGAGCTGCACATGGACACAGatctttatccatccatcctgTCCTTGGAGACCCCAAGCACAGAACTTTTGGGATGAGTTGGCCCCAAATTAAAGTTAGGAGAGGGGATGGGGCCTATTTAACCTGTCAGaaagccccccacacacactcctttaCTGGATGCAGTCCCATGTAGTTCAGGTTGGGCCTTGAACttcttatgtagccaaggatgacattgaactcctACAGAtcctcctctctgccctcccaAGTTCTGAGTGGCAAGCGTAATCCACTGTGCCCCTTTGTCTCCTACTGGAGATAGAACCCAGGGTTCTGTGCATGCCAAGCAGGTAAGCACTCCACCAATGAACCCTCTCTTCAGTCTCAGTGAGGTCTGAGAGGGGGCCATCCTGGTCATGTGTACTCATCTCCAGGGTTCATTGAGCCCTGCCCTATAATCTAGAGTCTGTCACAAAGGAGAGGCTGGGCCTCATGAGGCTGCCATATGTCAGCTGCTGGTCAACAGCTCTTTTGCAGAAAAGGCTCTGGTTGGTCCTTCAGGATCCCAGCTACCACTTGTACTCAGCCTCACTACTGCCACCTGCTGGCCTCTGAGTCCATAGTCATTGGCTCTGTTGTTTCAAGTCCTGGACTCAGCTAGATCCCCATGGGGGCCCTGCTGTGGGATGACTTCTGTCCATGATGCTGTAATGAGTTTCTTGCAGTGACAACCGTGTTTTCCCCAATAATAGTGACTTGGCCCTGCAGCCGTGATGCTTTCACAGGGCATGGGCACtttctgtggaagagcagcctgtgacTGCAGTGTGCACACTGGGGCTTTTGTGTGCTTGTACCATGGGACTGTCAGGTGAAGTATTAGAACCTGGCTGCTGCTCAGGTTGTACATGGGTATACACAGCCTCCACAGAACAAAAAAGtaagtgtaatttaaaatttaacaCAAGGTGGGCTAGGCATGGttgtgcaagcctttaattctagcgtttaggaggcgggggggggggcaatggatctctgtgtgttggaGGCTCCCTGGTCTATATATCCAGTCTAtatagcctggtctatataccCAGGCCAGCAAAGGCTATAtgatgagactttgtctcaaaaagaaaaagcaagactaccaacaaaaacaaaaccaaacaacaaaaacctacaaAACACAGAAGAGCCGAAGGTGCATGATGTCTGAGGTTGTGCTCTGGactgcacatacatgagcacacagTTATTTGTGCACAtctgcacctgcacacagacacacaccgtCATCCAAGGCAATTTCTCATGGGATGTGCCAGCACGTGTTTAACCAGTCCTCCTCCTGAGTAAACATGGCCGCCCCATTTGTCTCTCCATTTTTTGTCACACTCCTAGCACTTCCTGAATTCTTCTTTGAGTGACAGCAACAGAATCCAGATAAACTTCAAAATAATCTACGCAGACTGTGTCCTGAGGAGAGTTAGGAAGATGCTAGAGGGGATGGCAGAAGGATGGGGGCTGGTTGTATAGACAGGACACTCAGGCTGCACTAGGACTTTACAGTAGCACAGATGCTCCGCCCCCATCtgacctcttctttctctcctaggatgacatcatcatcttcatctccttCATGTGCCCCAAACCTCAGCATGAGCACTCCCTGCAACACAGTAGAGGGAAGCAACAAGAAGAGACTCTGTAGTGTGTCCTAAAGGCCCAATGAATGAGGTTGTGCGACCTATTCCTCTGGATTAAGTCTCCAGATTTTGCTGTTGCCCAAGATTAGAGACAGAAACTTATGAATCATTAAGTTTGCTGTCACAAAAACTAAGAAACTCCCAGTCCCCTTTGCAACATcatatattttgctttaaaaagtcaaaaagacaaagaaagagcaGCAAACAAACTATTAacagacagtgtgtacatagaggcACATGACTGTATCCCAGCACTctcgaggctgaggcaggtggatttctgtgagttagagaccaggaCTGATCTACATAGAAAATTACAGAACATTCAGAGTTACATCCTGctatctccaaaacaaaatataaacaaacaagcaaaagcaagCCTACTATATTGAAATTTTTGTCTAAGTGATTCTAGAAAAAAAACTAGTAACATCTTCAAGTTCTTTGTCACCAACCAAAGTGAACTAATAGATGACCTGCCTCCATGACCTCTCTATAATATTTGAAGTTTTGCTTAGCTTTAGTATATTggcttcaagacagggtcttctgtatggcaggctggcttcaaattcaataGGTACTAATGATAGCCTCCAATTCATGATCTTCCTATCACTACCTGTCAatcattgggattaaaggcatatgtcgcCATGCCCAGTTCCCTTTAGTTCTTTTTGTTACTGACTGGCTCAGGCCAGGGAACACAAATCCCAAAGATTAGAACCCAATGTCTTCTTCACAGTTGGACCACAATGTTCCCTTTGCCCAAGGGGAGTTTGGTCTGGGTTAAAGCACCTAAAAGTTGTTGAGATTGTTGGTTCTGTGTTCTTTACCTCTTGAAACCTCTCCTTTTGAACAATGAACACTGACCTGGCAAGTCACATGAACATTTAAGTAACAGCTTTGAGGTCTCTTCCCTCTGCCCAGCACTTGGAGAGTAGAGTTGATGAATGGACCTTCCTTTAGATGACTGGCCAGACCACCATAACTGCAGCCTGCTTGTGTGAACACCTCAAGGTGAagaaccagcctgtctccatcttaggcttaaaagTCATCTTAGAGTGAAAACAAATT is from Microtus pennsylvanicus isolate mMicPen1 chromosome 1, mMicPen1.hap1, whole genome shotgun sequence and encodes:
- the LOC142851125 gene encoding paired immunoglobulin-like type 2 receptor alpha, with amino-acid sequence MGKTEDRRPRCKRGELAWLPPQGLLSCPMALLVSFHGGNRVIAWVLLLLRTVVCVQADFPPFFPENSAGSNSVNCYRVEQPERLSGVQGGSIEIPFSFYFSVDLDQIPQMRILWRRKDFHRELIYNSSSGFIHEHFKDRLILNWTQPQTSGVLTILDLKEKDQTEYICQVCLNTSKDIQKFHSHKGTQLTITRVPRTTAPSPTTATSEGQMSGNKTLDLGATIGLAVAAVVLLAGVLGLMVFLRWKRRKGQRTKAETPARELIENTEKCEQVEPKGQHMDPNENSKDNNIVYASIALSSPTSPGTPACPPVHENLQEETVYSIVKTK